In the genome of Acidimicrobiales bacterium, one region contains:
- a CDS encoding SIS domain-containing protein — MSTVGPHGTDFLYPFIEADECDVDALVTDLADSAAAKRADSRALQTATLARCVDEVERAAGAMAERFERGGRLFTAGNGGSATDAASLAALFARPPSGRPLPARSFVADGAILTALGNDVGFELVFSRQLMAYGTPDDIVVGFSTSGNSANLIRMFDTAARAGILTVGLAGYDGGDMATCGAVDHLFVARSESVHRIQETQDALALTLWTAVRRHLGTAPAAP, encoded by the coding sequence GTGAGCACGGTCGGCCCGCACGGCACGGATTTCCTGTACCCGTTCATCGAGGCCGACGAGTGCGACGTCGACGCGTTGGTCACCGACCTGGCCGACTCGGCGGCGGCCAAACGTGCCGACAGCCGGGCGCTGCAGACCGCGACGCTGGCGCGCTGCGTTGATGAGGTGGAGCGTGCCGCCGGCGCGATGGCGGAGCGCTTCGAGCGCGGCGGCAGACTGTTCACCGCCGGCAACGGCGGGAGCGCGACCGACGCCGCCTCGCTCGCCGCGCTCTTCGCCCGCCCCCCGTCGGGGCGACCCCTCCCGGCGCGGTCGTTCGTGGCCGACGGCGCCATCCTCACGGCGCTCGGGAACGACGTGGGCTTCGAGCTCGTCTTTTCCCGCCAGCTCATGGCCTACGGCACCCCGGACGACATCGTCGTGGGCTTCTCCACCAGCGGGAACTCGGCCAACCTCATCCGCATGTTCGATACGGCGGCGCGCGCCGGGATCCTGACGGTCGGGTTGGCCGGTTACGACGGGGGCGACATGGCGACGTGCGGTGCGGTCGACCATCTCTTCGTCGCCCGCTCGGAGAGCGTGCACCGCATCCAGGAGACACAGGACGCGCTGGCGCTCACCCTGTGGACGGCGGTGCGCCGCCACCTCGGGACCGCGCCGGCGGCGCCATGA